Proteins encoded in a region of the Gammaproteobacteria bacterium genome:
- a CDS encoding protein tyrosine phosphatase family protein — protein MKTIRLAALCLLFSNSLSLQALEDVDPALQEITNFRQYSATFASAGQPTREQFTTLSEQGFERVVYIAFTNNRNALADEDLVVKELGMEYMQVPVDFSNPLPSDFYAFADSMRRAPEKKTLLHCQVNARATAFSFLYRVIYQDVPVAQAKADMNSVWQPNEVWRDFIFEVLEQNAISPDCPDCDWTPPPANQ, from the coding sequence GTGAAAACCATCAGACTGGCAGCCCTGTGCTTGCTGTTTTCCAATTCATTGTCGCTGCAGGCCCTCGAGGACGTCGACCCGGCCCTGCAGGAAATTACCAACTTTCGGCAGTACAGCGCTACCTTTGCCAGTGCCGGTCAGCCAACCCGTGAGCAGTTTACGACGTTGAGCGAGCAGGGCTTCGAGCGGGTGGTCTACATCGCGTTCACCAACAACCGCAATGCTCTGGCAGACGAGGACCTGGTGGTCAAGGAGCTGGGTATGGAGTACATGCAGGTTCCGGTGGACTTCTCCAATCCACTGCCCAGCGATTTTTATGCCTTTGCTGATTCCATGCGCCGGGCACCCGAAAAAAAGACACTGCTTCACTGTCAGGTAAATGCCCGTGCCACGGCATTCAGTTTTCTGTATCGGGTGATCTATCAGGATGTGCCCGTGGCCCAGGCCAAGGCAGACATGAACTCAGTCTGGCAGCCTAACGAAGTGTGGCGCGATTTCATCTTCGAGGTACTGGAACAGAATGCTATCTCTCCAGACTGCCCGGACTGTGACTGGACTCCACCGCCAGCCAACCAGTGA
- a CDS encoding ATP-binding cassette domain-containing protein, which translates to MTLKASDNHSPLIVVSDARVRIGRRRILSIDQFRIQPGEHWCVLGGNGAGKSLLARLLCGELVSGRQAVAYRADFDPARHIETVSFEEQQRLWALDNRHDISEYSAEAQDAGTTVARFICGSRSPQLLDQASTLALLVRLEIDTLLQRGIRFLSSGQMRKVMVARALLSKTAGEKRLLVLDDPLEAIDRQSAPGVRDLLRQWMDSETATVLLSRREKEILPGITHLALMENLQLVGRGPIDTMPASEAYQRIAHPEVNAPAVLPVPGPQECRQDTDVAPVRLNKVTAAYGDRLVLNQASWLMKAGDHTLIEGPNGCGKSTLLSLIDGENHKAYGQEVYLFGVRRGSGESVWDIKSYFGIVSNEIHNRYVKGWKVLDVVVSGFFDSVGLYDDSGASQEEMARAWLKSLGLIDLAGDYFHEISFGQQRLTLLARAMVKQPAVLILDEPCVGLDDYFRRLVLLTVDCIAEQTRTQIIYVSHTEGEEPRCINQRLRFEAAPGGGFRLLEKSGAATG; encoded by the coding sequence ATGACTTTGAAAGCTTCCGATAATCACAGTCCGCTGATCGTGGTCAGCGATGCGCGGGTACGAATAGGGCGCCGCAGGATTCTCAGCATCGACCAGTTCCGAATCCAGCCCGGCGAGCACTGGTGCGTGCTGGGTGGTAACGGGGCTGGTAAAAGCCTGCTGGCGAGGCTGCTCTGTGGCGAACTTGTCAGTGGCAGACAGGCCGTGGCTTACAGGGCTGATTTCGATCCAGCCCGGCACATCGAGACGGTTTCTTTCGAGGAGCAGCAGCGGCTCTGGGCGTTGGACAACCGGCACGATATCAGTGAATACAGCGCCGAGGCGCAGGATGCCGGCACGACCGTTGCCAGATTTATCTGCGGCTCGCGCAGTCCTCAGTTGCTTGATCAGGCGTCGACCCTGGCGTTGTTGGTCAGGTTGGAAATCGATACGCTGCTGCAGCGGGGAATTCGTTTCCTGTCCTCAGGACAGATGAGGAAAGTCATGGTCGCCAGGGCTCTGCTGAGTAAGACAGCTGGAGAGAAGAGACTGCTGGTGCTGGATGACCCCCTGGAGGCCATCGACCGACAATCCGCGCCCGGCGTGCGTGACCTGCTGCGGCAGTGGATGGATAGCGAGACGGCCACAGTGCTGTTGAGCCGGCGGGAAAAGGAGATTTTGCCGGGCATTACGCATCTGGCGCTCATGGAAAATCTACAACTGGTCGGCCGGGGCCCTATTGATACCATGCCCGCCAGCGAAGCCTACCAGCGCATCGCCCACCCGGAGGTCAACGCACCGGCTGTGCTGCCGGTGCCGGGTCCGCAGGAGTGCCGGCAGGACACTGACGTAGCGCCGGTGCGGCTCAACAAGGTGACGGCGGCCTATGGAGACAGGCTGGTGCTTAATCAGGCCAGCTGGCTGATGAAGGCGGGGGACCATACCCTGATCGAGGGCCCCAACGGCTGCGGCAAATCAACATTGTTGAGTCTTATTGACGGTGAGAATCACAAAGCCTATGGGCAGGAGGTTTACCTGTTTGGCGTGCGGCGTGGCAGTGGCGAATCGGTCTGGGATATCAAATCCTACTTTGGCATCGTATCCAATGAAATTCACAACCGGTACGTGAAGGGCTGGAAGGTTCTCGACGTCGTCGTGTCGGGCTTTTTCGATTCGGTAGGCCTGTACGATGACAGCGGTGCCAGCCAGGAAGAAATGGCGCGGGCCTGGCTGAAGTCTCTGGGCCTGATTGACCTGGCCGGAGACTACTTCCACGAGATTTCCTTCGGTCAGCAACGGTTGACATTGCTGGCCAGGGCAATGGTGAAACAGCCGGCGGTGCTGATTCTGGACGAGCCCTGTGTCGGCCTGGACGATTATTTCCGCCGGCTGGTGCTGTTAACCGTGGACTGCATCGCTGAACAGACACGGACACAGATCATATACGTCAGCCATACCGAAGGCGAAGAGCCCCGCTGCATCAATCAGCGCCTGCGTTTTGAAGCGGCACCCGGGGGCGGTTTCCGACTGCTGGAAAAAAGCGGGGCGGCAACCGGGTAA
- a CDS encoding DUF599 domain-containing protein, which translates to MDFTLPDMSFTWLDIFAFFWFLLCWIGYSAFARRAAKKTDTLSSVLYKFRKEWIDKLSRTGMSEVDAELLASLERQVSFFASTSLLILASLVGVLSTASDIFMNLSSLSFVSAVSLQVIQLKLLLLIVIFTYGFFTFTWSIRQYGFCFILFGSSFNTVRYYDRADDYQAVAKNRDFKAMAKVLDRAAHSYNYGLRAYFFALAVLGWFINPWVFLLACSLTVFVLYRREFKSTTVQALIMSRAVDATDPR; encoded by the coding sequence ATGGACTTCACATTACCCGACATGTCATTCACGTGGCTCGATATTTTCGCCTTTTTCTGGTTCCTGCTCTGCTGGATCGGTTATTCCGCGTTTGCCCGCCGCGCTGCCAAGAAGACCGACACCCTGTCCAGCGTGCTTTACAAGTTCCGCAAGGAGTGGATCGACAAACTCAGCCGGACCGGCATGAGCGAAGTGGACGCCGAGTTACTTGCCAGCCTTGAGAGGCAAGTGTCTTTCTTTGCCTCTACGTCGCTGCTGATACTGGCGAGTCTGGTGGGTGTATTGAGCACCGCCAGCGACATTTTCATGAACCTTTCCTCGCTCAGCTTCGTCTCGGCGGTTTCACTGCAGGTGATCCAGCTGAAATTACTCCTGCTTATCGTCATTTTTACTTATGGCTTTTTCACCTTCACATGGTCAATCAGGCAATACGGATTCTGCTTTATCCTGTTTGGCTCCTCGTTTAACACGGTCAGGTATTATGACCGGGCAGATGACTACCAGGCGGTGGCAAAAAACCGTGATTTCAAAGCCATGGCCAAGGTGCTTGACCGTGCGGCACACAGCTATAATTACGGCCTGCGGGCGTATTTCTTCGCCCTGGCAGTACTCGGCTGGTTTATCAACCCCTGGGTTTTCCTGCTGGCCTGTTCGCTCACGGTATTTGTGCTGTATCGCAGGGAATTCAAATCCACCACAGTGCAGGCATTAATAATGTCCCGTGCCGTTGACGCAACCGATCCCCGCTGA
- a CDS encoding oxidoreductase, with the protein MAAKQQHRLNSGFGAKTEPSDILASSNLQGKVALVTGGYSGIGLETTRALLNAGARVHVPVRSAEKAAANLAGLPGEVIVGQMDLAEQSSIRNYTGGVLRSEEKLDLLINNAGVMACPETRVGPGWEYQFATNHLGHFALTTQLLPLLQNAGQSRVVCLSSVGHRRSGIRWGDIHFTQEPYDKWVAYGQAKTANALFALGLDLKFRQDNIRGFSVHPGGIMTPLQRHLDNEEMAALGWLDEEGNLSELARQMFKSPTQGCSTTLWAATSPALDGLGGLYCEDCDVADLASAETPRYKGVESWAADDEEALRLWEVTEQMLATD; encoded by the coding sequence ATGGCAGCCAAGCAGCAGCATAGACTGAATTCCGGATTCGGCGCGAAAACCGAGCCGTCAGACATCCTGGCCAGCAGCAATCTTCAGGGCAAAGTGGCCCTGGTCACCGGTGGCTACAGCGGTATCGGTCTGGAGACGACCCGGGCACTGCTCAACGCCGGAGCCAGGGTGCATGTGCCGGTCAGATCGGCGGAAAAAGCCGCGGCGAATCTGGCTGGACTGCCAGGGGAAGTTATCGTTGGACAGATGGATCTGGCGGAACAGTCCAGCATCCGCAACTACACCGGTGGGGTGCTGCGCAGTGAAGAGAAATTGGACCTGCTGATTAACAATGCGGGTGTCATGGCCTGCCCGGAGACACGGGTTGGCCCTGGCTGGGAGTACCAGTTCGCCACCAACCATCTCGGTCATTTCGCGCTCACCACGCAGTTGTTACCGTTGCTGCAGAATGCCGGGCAGTCCAGGGTGGTCTGTCTCTCCTCCGTCGGTCATCGGCGCTCCGGTATTCGCTGGGGTGACATACATTTCACCCAGGAACCTTACGACAAATGGGTCGCCTACGGACAGGCCAAAACCGCCAATGCCCTGTTTGCCCTGGGCCTGGACCTGAAGTTCCGGCAGGACAATATACGGGGGTTTTCGGTGCATCCGGGAGGCATAATGACACCGCTGCAGAGGCATCTGGATAACGAGGAAATGGCGGCACTGGGCTGGCTGGACGAGGAGGGTAACCTGTCGGAACTGGCCCGTCAGATGTTCAAGTCTCCCACCCAAGGCTGTTCAACTACGCTGTGGGCGGCAACCAGTCCGGCACTTGACGGGCTGGGTGGTCTGTACTGCGAGGACTGTGATGTAGCCGATCTGGCCAGCGCCGAAACTCCCCGCTACAAAGGTGTCGAGTCCTGGGCTGCCGATGACGAGGAGGCCCTGCGGTTATGGGAAGTGACGGAACAGATGCTGGCCACCGACTGA
- the soxC gene encoding sulfite dehydrogenase yields the protein MSSNDSLIKAAGNGLIHRRHLLGLGLSGLGMAAAGQALGADKGTRFEIPAWSRQPGPGPSAYGRRSSHTHHIGRLAGNPSPIYPGGGASRTPLHELQGTITPNSLHFERHHAGIPDIDPAAHQLVINGLVRQPLVFSYEDLLAYPMISRIYFLECSGNSGTLLGDTPVDGTAQSIHGLVSCAEWTGIRLADLLAEAGVLSEASWISAVGADGASMGRSLPLTKALDDVLVALYQNGEPIRPEQGYPIRLFVPGWEGNISVKWLTQLKLTTGPSQFRDETSKYTDTLPDRSSLQFTFPMGCKSVITSPSGQMALTRRGLYQVTGIAWSGAGAIRRVEVSADGGASWADALLESRQTEKALTRFRIPWEWQGQDAVLLSRATDDRGNVQPTRSTVVSERGSLSFYHYHGYQSWAVAADGTVRNTYV from the coding sequence ATGAGTTCCAATGATTCGCTGATCAAGGCGGCCGGCAACGGCCTCATTCACCGCCGCCACCTGCTGGGCCTCGGGCTCAGCGGCCTTGGCATGGCAGCAGCCGGACAGGCCCTGGGCGCCGACAAGGGGACGAGATTTGAAATCCCGGCCTGGTCACGTCAACCAGGGCCGGGGCCCAGCGCTTACGGGCGCCGCTCCTCCCACACCCACCACATCGGACGGCTGGCCGGCAACCCCAGCCCCATTTACCCGGGTGGCGGTGCATCCAGAACACCGCTGCATGAGCTGCAGGGCACCATTACGCCCAACAGTCTCCATTTTGAGCGGCACCATGCGGGCATCCCGGACATCGATCCGGCCGCCCATCAACTGGTGATCAATGGCCTGGTACGCCAGCCCCTGGTCTTCAGCTACGAAGATCTGCTTGCCTACCCGATGATCAGCCGGATTTATTTTCTGGAATGCTCTGGCAACAGCGGCACCCTGCTCGGCGACACGCCGGTTGACGGCACCGCCCAGAGTATTCACGGCCTGGTGTCCTGCGCCGAGTGGACCGGTATCCGGCTTGCGGACCTGCTGGCCGAGGCTGGCGTCCTTAGCGAAGCCAGCTGGATCAGCGCCGTGGGGGCGGACGGAGCCAGCATGGGACGCTCACTGCCACTGACCAAAGCACTGGATGACGTGCTGGTGGCACTGTATCAGAACGGCGAACCCATCAGACCGGAGCAGGGCTATCCCATACGGTTATTTGTGCCGGGCTGGGAAGGCAATATCAGTGTCAAATGGTTGACCCAGTTGAAATTGACCACCGGTCCCTCGCAATTCCGGGATGAAACCTCTAAATACACGGACACCCTGCCGGACCGCAGCAGCCTGCAGTTTACCTTTCCGATGGGCTGCAAATCAGTGATAACCAGCCCTTCCGGGCAGATGGCACTCACTCGCCGCGGCCTTTACCAGGTCACCGGAATTGCCTGGTCCGGTGCCGGGGCAATTCGCCGGGTGGAGGTTTCTGCCGACGGAGGCGCGAGCTGGGCGGACGCACTGCTGGAATCCCGACAGACCGAAAAAGCCCTGACCCGCTTCAGAATTCCCTGGGAATGGCAGGGGCAGGACGCAGTCCTGCTCAGTCGCGCCACCGATGATCGCGGCAACGTGCAACCTACCCGCAGCACCGTCGTCTCGGAGCGGGGCAGCCTGAGTTTCTATCACTACCACGGTTACCAGAGTTGGGCTGTGGCAGCGGACGGTACCGTGAGGAATACTTATGTTTAA
- a CDS encoding cytochrome c, whose amino-acid sequence MFKHTTLTMALSVCLALIPSSNSAAEATPALGTPISQAQLAEFDLIVSPDGAGLPAGQGTAAQGEAVFQARCRACHGSNGEGLTAATVLVGGSMLSEGPPLRTVGSYWPHATTVFDFIRRAMPADAPKSLSDTEVYQVTAYVLFLNGIVERDLVLDASSLPSIVMPNSDGFIDQSHIQ is encoded by the coding sequence ATGTTTAAACACACCACCCTGACAATGGCCCTGTCTGTCTGTCTGGCTCTGATCCCGAGCAGCAATTCTGCCGCGGAAGCCACGCCTGCACTGGGAACTCCCATCAGCCAGGCGCAGCTGGCAGAATTTGACCTGATAGTATCTCCTGATGGTGCAGGACTGCCTGCCGGGCAAGGCACTGCCGCGCAGGGAGAGGCCGTATTCCAGGCTCGTTGCCGGGCCTGCCATGGCTCAAACGGCGAAGGGCTGACAGCGGCCACCGTGCTGGTGGGCGGATCGATGCTTTCTGAAGGCCCGCCTCTGCGCACTGTCGGCAGTTACTGGCCCCATGCCACTACCGTGTTTGACTTCATCCGTCGCGCCATGCCCGCCGACGCGCCGAAGTCACTGTCTGACACTGAGGTCTACCAGGTCACCGCTTACGTCCTGTTCCTTAACGGCATTGTCGAGCGGGATCTGGTGCTGGACGCCAGTTCCCTGCCGTCCATTGTCATGCCTAACAGTGACGGGTTCATCGACCAGAG